One genomic region from Selenihalanaerobacter shriftii encodes:
- a CDS encoding GntR family transcriptional regulator has protein sequence MSLIRQDSRPLYILVKNKLEELIADGIYQPGDQLPSESKLAEEFGVSRATLREGLRVLEEGKVNRKHGVGTFIKEDSLWFEGGIEELSSLTEMIEDLGLNAGTTCLDSEDIKANGELAKRFDTKEGSLLLNIQRIRTADEEPVAYCNDYLLKEVLTDMVDHEDLYGSIFELLQDKCGIFITHAVSDVIPITIDHEVNKILGISDDRVPLLLLKQMHYDAEDRPILYSESYFRSDKFRFHVVRKRS, from the coding sequence ATGAGTCTAATCAGACAGGATTCTAGACCATTATATATATTAGTTAAAAATAAGCTTGAAGAATTGATAGCAGATGGCATATATCAACCAGGTGATCAATTGCCTTCTGAATCCAAGCTTGCTGAAGAATTTGGAGTGAGCAGGGCTACTTTGAGAGAAGGATTGAGAGTACTAGAAGAAGGTAAAGTTAATAGGAAGCATGGTGTAGGGACATTTATTAAAGAAGATTCATTATGGTTTGAAGGTGGCATTGAAGAATTATCTAGTTTAACTGAAATGATAGAGGACTTAGGTTTAAATGCCGGGACTACTTGTTTAGATAGTGAAGATATAAAAGCAAATGGTGAATTAGCAAAAAGGTTTGATACCAAAGAAGGTAGTTTGCTATTAAATATTCAAAGAATTAGGACTGCCGATGAGGAGCCAGTTGCTTATTGTAATGATTATTTATTAAAAGAAGTATTAACAGATATGGTCGATCATGAGGATTTGTATGGTTCTATTTTTGAATTGTTACAAGATAAATGTGGTATATTTATTACTCATGCTGTTTCCGATGTTATTCCAATTACTATTGACCATGAAGTAAATAAGATTTTAGGAATTAGTGATGATAGAGTTCCTTTGTTACTTTTAAAGCAGATGCATTATGATGCTGAAGATAGGCCAATACTATATTCAGAGAGTTATTTTAGAAGTGATAAGTTTAGATTTCACGTAGTAAGGAAACGAAGTTAA